One genomic region from Marinomonas maritima encodes:
- a CDS encoding ABC transporter ATP-binding protein has translation MSQEHVLKVENLVMHFGGIKALNDVTFDIKRGSVSALIGPNGAGKTTVFNCLTGFYKATGGKILLSAAGKETSIIKVLGEPFQPTDFLSPFAFFRRLKYKMFGGSHLVNRAGLSRTFQNIRLFKEMSVVENLLVAQHMRVNRSLISGILNTKAYRKSEEEALERVFYWLGVVDLVDSANRLAGELSYGQQRRLEIARAMCTNPEIVCLDEPAAGLNPSETEALTKMIRVLRDQHNTTVLLIEHDMGMVMDISDYIVVLDHGEVIAKGGPDDIKNDPKVIAAYLGAEEDDEEVTL, from the coding sequence ATGAGCCAAGAACATGTCTTAAAAGTAGAAAACTTGGTGATGCACTTTGGCGGTATTAAAGCGTTAAATGATGTGACCTTTGATATAAAGCGTGGCTCCGTATCTGCCTTGATTGGACCAAATGGGGCAGGTAAAACAACGGTATTTAACTGTCTTACAGGTTTCTATAAAGCAACGGGTGGTAAAATTTTACTGTCCGCCGCAGGAAAAGAAACCAGCATAATCAAAGTGTTGGGAGAGCCTTTCCAGCCAACAGACTTTTTATCTCCCTTTGCTTTCTTTCGTCGCCTTAAGTACAAAATGTTTGGTGGTTCGCATTTAGTGAATCGTGCTGGGTTATCTCGGACTTTTCAAAATATTCGATTGTTTAAAGAAATGTCTGTTGTGGAAAACTTATTGGTTGCTCAGCATATGCGAGTCAATCGCAGTTTGATTTCAGGCATTTTAAATACCAAGGCATATAGGAAGTCTGAGGAAGAAGCATTAGAACGTGTGTTCTATTGGTTGGGTGTCGTGGATCTTGTAGATTCAGCGAATCGCTTAGCAGGAGAGCTTTCTTATGGTCAGCAGCGTCGTTTAGAAATTGCTCGTGCTATGTGTACGAATCCTGAGATCGTTTGCTTGGATGAGCCTGCGGCGGGTTTAAACCCTTCTGAAACCGAAGCACTTACCAAAATGATCCGTGTTTTACGTGACCAGCACAATACAACAGTGCTGTTAATAGAGCACGACATGGGGATGGTTATGGACATCTCGGACTATATTGTTGTATTGGATCACGGTGAAGTCATCGCAAAAGGTGGTCCTGATGACATTAAAAACGACCCGAAAGTCATTGCTGCTTATCTTGGTGCAGAAGAAGATGATGAAGAGGTGACACTATGA